In a genomic window of Bacillus rossius redtenbacheri isolate Brsri chromosome 4 unlocalized genomic scaffold, Brsri_v3 Brsri_v3_scf4_2, whole genome shotgun sequence:
- the LOC134542331 gene encoding mucin-2-like → MTITPPPTLPPPSAENATAGQQADEAVRHHAMTIMPPPTPPPPPAENATASQQAAEADTLHAMINTPPPTPPPPTAVKAPGELTWCKPGVMTHPPEGKTNTEATTTTEATTTEDHPEEPLRWRRPRSLRKRLAQGGGAKRRFCGTLRRISHLPSHSQVLHCHPPLRVRYCRPQLRVRYCRPPLRVRHCCPPLRVRYCHPPLRGAPLPPATRATLGAPPAAEFATMPPPPPTSAAPMATGAAHKGTTTPPPTSATGATHEHTTTPPDTPG, encoded by the exons ATGaccatcacgccgcccccgacgctgCCGCCACCGtctgccgagaacgctactg cTGGCCAACAGGCCGACGAAGCAGTAAGGCACCATGCTATGACCATCatgccgcccccgacgccgccgcccccaCCTGCCGAGAAtgctactg cCAGCCAACAGGCCGCCGAGGCAGATACACTCCATGCTATGATCaacacgccgcccccgacgccgccgcccccaactgccgtgaaggctcCCGGGGAATTGACGTGGTGCAAACCGGGCGTGATGACACATCCGCCAGAGGGCAAAACGAACACTGAGGCGACAACGACCACTGAGGCGACAACGACAGAGGATCACCCGGAGGAACCACTCCGATGGCGCCGCCCACGGTCGCTGAGAAAGCGGCTGGCACAGGGCGGTGGTGCAAAACGACGATTTTGCGGCACTCTCCGGAGGATCAGCCACCTGCCAAGTCATTCACA ggtgctCCACTGCCacccgccactgagggtgcgctACTGCCGCCCGCAACTGAGGGTGCGCTACTGCCGCCCaccactgagggtgcgccactgctgcccgccactgagggtgcgctACTGCCacccgccactgagg ggtgcgccactgccgcccgccacgcGTGCCACTTTGGGCGCGCCGCCTGCTGCTGAATTCGCCACgatgccgccgccgccgcccacctcggccgcccCCATGGCGACAGGTGCGGCCCACAAAGGCACCACGACACCGCCGCCCACCTCGGCCACAGGAGCGACCCACGAGCACACCACGACGCCGCCGGACACACCAGGTTAG